The Garra rufa chromosome 18, GarRuf1.0, whole genome shotgun sequence genome window below encodes:
- the LOC141290543 gene encoding protein BTG1-like translates to MKTEVSVAASFISSLLSSNDSLTGDQLEVFTQTLTDALLEHYQHHWFPQAPCRGSGYRCLRINRKMDPLIEKAASAVGFTQEQLFSSLPVELTLWVDPYEVSYRIGEEGSTCVLYKSSPPRPRSATSADTSAHRKEKLKTRQSNRSRSFDAMERSLS, encoded by the exons ATGAAAACAGAGGTGTCAGTCGCTGCTTCTTTCATCAGCAGTTTACTGAGCAGCAATGACTCCCTGACTGGAGATCAGCTGGAGGTCTTcactcaaacactcactgatgctctgcTAG AGCACTATCAGCACCATTGGTTTCCTCAAGCTCCCTGCAGAGGCTCTGGCTACAGATGTTTACGGATCAACCGTAAGATGGACCCGCTTATAGAAAAAGCAGCCTCTGCTGTTGGATTTACACAAGAGCAGCTTTTCTCATCACTTCCAGTAGAGCTGACACTGTGGGTGGACCCTTACGAGGTGTCCTATCGGATCGGTGAGGAAGGATCCACTTGTGTTCTCTACAAGTCCTCACCGCCACGGCCTAGAAGTGCCACCTCAGCAGATACATCAGCCCACAGGAAGGAGAAACTAAAAACCAGACAATCGAATCGATCAAGAAGCTTCGACGCAATGGAAAGGTCTCTGTCATGA